The proteins below are encoded in one region of Lagenorhynchus albirostris chromosome 7, mLagAlb1.1, whole genome shotgun sequence:
- the LCN9 gene encoding LOW QUALITY PROTEIN: epididymal-specific lipocalin-9 (The sequence of the model RefSeq protein was modified relative to this genomic sequence to represent the inferred CDS: substituted 1 base at 1 genomic stop codon), producing the protein MKLLLLCPGLTLVCAHKEGNPDVVRSNFDISKLGAISGEXDSILLVSDAKEKIEENGSMRVFVEHVYALENFSLFFKFHTKVSGACTEMSLLSDKAGEDGVHSVTYDEDNKFRILQTNYTEYIIFYLMNVNNNESFQLLELYNHCLQARGSGVAQASSSIQEAPNESRCSCSRQLT; encoded by the exons ATGAAGCTGCTGTTGCTGTGTCCGGGGCTGACTCTAGTCTGTGCCcacaaagaaggaaaccctgATGTTGTGAGAAGCAACTTCGATATTTCGAAGCTAGGGGCA ATTTCAGGGGAGTGAGATTCCATTCTCTTGGTCTCAGACGCCAAagaaaagatagaagaaaatGGTAGCATGAGAGTTTTTGTGGAGCACGTCTATGCCttggaaaatttttctttgttctttaaatttcatacaaa GGTAAGTGGAGCATGTACTGAAATGTCTTTGCTTTCTGACAAAGCAGGAGAGGATGGTGTACATAGTGTTACCT ATGATGAAGACAATAAATTTCGCATACTTCAAACAAACTAtactgaatatattattttttatctcaTGAAtgtcaacaacaatgaatcattCCAACTGCTGGAGCTCTACA ATCACTGTCTCCAGGCCCGAGGGAGTGGAGTGGCCCAGGCCTCCAG TTCAATCCAAGAAGCACCTAATGAGTCTCGTTGTTCTTGTTCTCGTCAGCTTACTTAG